The proteins below come from a single Asanoa ferruginea genomic window:
- a CDS encoding HelD family protein: protein MTDVTTLQQEIATEQKHVDRVYARVAELRTEAARAEREGYRQASVGNFGALVERDAFVFHAARRRYLLDAEHEGLVFGRLDLLGGASFHVGRLGVRGENAETLVVDWRAPAAAAFYQATAAEPQGVIRRRMIQSSGEKVTGIEDDLLDPDAAPEQMRVVGDGALLASLSKATGRGMRDIVATIQQEQDQAIRSPGGGVTIVSGGPGTGKTAVALHRAAYLLYSDRNRFAGGGILVVGPSTVFVEYIASVLPSLGEESATLRSLGTLVPGWSATRTDPGPVAAVKGSLRIRRVLERASHDAVPDGPTSLRLLYRGTLLRLDRNALDRIRTRALPRGARRNEVRRAGIDGLFDALWAQALEQKIPGLPKRAEFEDTLAEREDFRSFIKEWWPRLRPRHVLAWLADPARLRRYGQGLLAPAEVDLLAGAFDIENPTIADIALLDELDELLGRPRQPARAQRNPFHVAGGVYEVSTSGERARAARAAATQRPDDYREYAHVVVDESQDVTPMQWRMLGRRGRLASWTIVGDPAQTAWTGDVEELDRARDRALGSRPRNAYSLTTNYRNSAEIFEVAAAEIRTIAPDLPLPVAVRSTGVPPVALAVPAADLPDAVRSSVTDVLGEVEGTVGVITAVARVGEVAGWLAEIGDPRLQVVTSLQAKGMEYDGVVLVAPDEIRAGGAAGVRTLYVALSRATQRLVTVDVTA from the coding sequence TTGACCGACGTCACCACCCTCCAGCAGGAGATCGCGACCGAGCAGAAGCACGTCGACCGGGTCTACGCCCGGGTCGCCGAGCTGCGCACGGAGGCCGCGCGCGCGGAGCGCGAGGGCTACCGGCAGGCGTCGGTCGGCAATTTCGGCGCGCTGGTCGAACGTGACGCGTTCGTTTTCCACGCCGCCCGGCGGCGCTACCTGCTCGACGCCGAACACGAAGGGCTGGTGTTCGGCCGGCTCGACCTGCTCGGCGGCGCCAGCTTCCACGTCGGCCGGCTCGGCGTCCGCGGCGAGAACGCGGAGACCCTGGTGGTCGACTGGCGGGCACCCGCGGCGGCGGCGTTCTACCAGGCGACAGCGGCCGAGCCGCAGGGCGTGATCCGGCGGCGCATGATCCAGTCGTCCGGCGAGAAGGTCACCGGCATCGAAGACGACCTGCTCGACCCCGACGCGGCGCCCGAGCAGATGCGGGTGGTCGGCGACGGCGCGCTGCTCGCCTCGCTGTCGAAGGCGACCGGGCGCGGCATGCGCGACATCGTGGCCACCATCCAGCAGGAGCAGGACCAGGCCATCCGGTCCCCCGGCGGCGGCGTCACGATCGTGTCCGGCGGCCCCGGCACCGGCAAGACCGCGGTGGCCCTGCACCGCGCCGCCTACCTGCTCTACTCCGACCGCAACCGCTTCGCCGGCGGCGGCATCCTGGTGGTCGGCCCGTCGACCGTCTTCGTCGAATACATCGCGTCGGTGCTGCCGTCGCTGGGCGAGGAGTCGGCGACGCTGCGCTCGCTCGGCACGCTGGTGCCGGGCTGGTCGGCGACCCGCACCGACCCGGGCCCGGTCGCGGCGGTCAAGGGCTCGCTGCGGATCCGCCGGGTGCTCGAGCGGGCCTCCCACGACGCGGTGCCCGACGGCCCGACCTCGCTGCGCCTGCTCTACCGGGGCACCCTGCTGCGGCTCGACCGCAACGCGCTGGACCGGATCCGGACCCGGGCGCTGCCCCGCGGCGCCCGCCGCAACGAGGTGCGCCGCGCCGGCATCGACGGGCTCTTCGACGCCCTCTGGGCGCAGGCGCTGGAGCAGAAGATCCCGGGCCTGCCGAAGCGGGCCGAGTTCGAGGACACCCTGGCCGAGCGCGAAGACTTCCGCTCGTTCATCAAGGAGTGGTGGCCCCGGCTGCGCCCCCGGCACGTGCTGGCCTGGCTGGCCGACCCGGCCCGGCTGCGCCGCTACGGGCAGGGCCTGCTGGCACCGGCCGAGGTCGACCTGCTGGCCGGCGCCTTCGACATCGAGAACCCGACGATCGCCGACATCGCCCTGCTCGACGAGCTCGACGAGCTGCTCGGCCGGCCCAGGCAGCCGGCCCGGGCCCAGCGCAACCCGTTCCACGTGGCGGGCGGCGTCTACGAGGTCAGCACGTCCGGCGAGCGGGCCCGCGCGGCCCGGGCCGCCGCGACCCAACGGCCCGACGACTACCGCGAGTACGCCCACGTGGTGGTCGACGAGTCGCAGGACGTCACCCCGATGCAGTGGCGGATGCTGGGCCGGCGCGGGCGGCTGGCGTCGTGGACGATCGTCGGCGACCCGGCGCAGACGGCCTGGACCGGCGACGTCGAGGAACTCGACCGGGCCCGCGACCGGGCGCTGGGTTCGCGACCCCGCAACGCCTACTCGCTGACCACCAACTACCGCAACTCGGCGGAGATCTTCGAGGTCGCCGCGGCCGAGATCCGCACGATCGCGCCCGACCTGCCGCTGCCGGTCGCCGTGCGGTCGACCGGTGTCCCGCCGGTCGCGCTCGCGGTGCCGGCCGCCGACCTGCCCGACGCGGTGCGCTCCTCGGTCACCGACGTGCTCGGCGAGGTCGAGGGGACGGTCGGCGTGATCACGGCGGTGGCCCGGGTCGGCGAGGTCGCCGGCTGGCTGGCCGAGATCGGCGACCCGCGGCTCCAGGTGGTGACCAGTCTCCAGGCCAAGGGCATGGAATACGACGGCGTCGTGCTGGTCGCTCCGGACGAGATCCGGGCGGGTGGCGCGGCGGGCGTACGCACGCTCTACGTCGCCCTGTCCCGCGCCACCCAGCGGTTGGTGACCGTCGACGTCACTGCCTGA
- a CDS encoding SMP-30/gluconolactonase/LRE family protein — protein sequence MRHRLATIALGLTAALTATLLGPASTATAHEKTLFPSTIALPNGFQPEGIAIGKVPYAYFGSRATGAIYRASLVTGRGEIINPGFGAGSLGLKLDQRGRLFVAGAGSGDGRVADARTGATLKIWNFTDATSFVNDVILTPDAAWFTDSQNPVLYRVSTKRDTFTTVPLTGDFVFTPGATNANGIARTPDGRNLLIVQSNTGLLFVVDPDTGGTKQVDLGGEVLTNGDGLWLDGRTLYVVQNRLNQIAVVDLNRAGTRGAVVRRITSPGFDVPTTIAAYGKRLYLPNARFTTPPAADTTYTAVAVRQ from the coding sequence GTGCGCCATCGGCTAGCCACCATCGCACTGGGACTGACCGCGGCTCTGACCGCAACCCTGCTTGGACCGGCCAGCACCGCGACCGCACACGAGAAGACCCTGTTCCCGAGCACCATCGCACTGCCCAACGGGTTCCAGCCCGAGGGGATCGCCATCGGCAAGGTCCCCTACGCCTATTTCGGCTCCCGTGCGACGGGCGCCATCTACCGCGCCAGCCTGGTCACCGGCCGGGGGGAGATCATCAACCCGGGCTTCGGCGCCGGGTCGCTCGGCCTCAAGCTCGACCAGCGGGGCCGGCTGTTCGTCGCCGGCGCCGGCAGCGGCGACGGCCGGGTCGCCGACGCCCGCACCGGCGCCACCCTGAAGATCTGGAACTTCACCGACGCGACCAGCTTCGTCAACGACGTGATCCTGACGCCCGACGCGGCCTGGTTCACCGACTCGCAGAACCCCGTGCTCTACCGCGTGTCCACCAAGCGCGACACGTTCACGACCGTCCCGCTGACCGGCGACTTCGTCTTCACCCCGGGAGCCACCAACGCCAACGGCATCGCGCGTACGCCCGACGGCCGCAACCTGCTGATCGTCCAGTCCAACACCGGCCTGCTGTTCGTGGTCGACCCGGACACCGGCGGCACGAAGCAGGTCGACCTCGGCGGCGAGGTGCTGACCAACGGCGACGGGCTCTGGCTCGACGGGCGCACCCTCTACGTGGTGCAGAACCGGCTCAACCAGATCGCCGTCGTCGACCTCAACCGGGCCGGCACCCGGGGCGCCGTGGTCCGCCGGATCACCAGCCCGGGTTTTGACGTGCCGACCACCATCGCCGCGTACGGCAAGCGGCTCTACCTACCCAACGCCCGCTTCACGACCCCACCGGCCGCGGACACGACCTACACGGCGGTCGCCGTCAGGCAGTGA
- a CDS encoding YdeI/OmpD-associated family protein → MTFRSVADWEAWLADHHESAGEAWLTIAKKGAATPTISAHEAGDVAICFGWIDSQRRGLDAAHFLQRYSPRRKGARWSQVNVDRAEALVAAGRMRAAGFAQIEAAKADGRWAAAYPAQRDAVVPDDLAAALAGHTAAETRFAGLDKTSRYAVILKLTSAPSPAARKKRLAALIDLLASGAPIPPPQVG, encoded by the coding sequence ATGACCTTTCGTTCCGTGGCCGACTGGGAGGCCTGGCTGGCCGACCACCACGAGAGCGCCGGCGAGGCGTGGCTGACGATCGCCAAGAAGGGCGCCGCCACGCCGACGATCTCCGCACACGAGGCCGGCGACGTCGCGATCTGTTTCGGGTGGATCGACAGCCAGCGGCGCGGGCTCGACGCCGCGCATTTCCTCCAGCGCTACTCGCCCCGGCGCAAGGGAGCCCGCTGGTCACAGGTCAATGTGGACCGCGCCGAGGCGCTGGTCGCCGCCGGTCGGATGCGGGCGGCCGGGTTCGCGCAGATCGAGGCGGCCAAGGCCGACGGCCGGTGGGCCGCCGCCTACCCGGCCCAGCGCGACGCCGTTGTTCCGGACGACCTCGCGGCGGCGCTCGCCGGACACACCGCCGCCGAAACGCGGTTCGCCGGGCTCGACAAGACCAGCCGCTACGCGGTCATCCTCAAGCTGACCAGCGCACCCAGCCCGGCCGCCCGGAAGAAGCGGCTGGCCGCCCTGATCGACCTCCTCGCGAGCGGTGCGCCGATCCCGCCGCCGCAGGTCGGCTGA